In Phormidium yuhuli AB48, one genomic interval encodes:
- a CDS encoding ArnT family glycosyltransferase codes for MKTPEKFPTFVWGVSLVTVVLAGGLAFLYQLGTANLVDETEPLFAEAARQMTVTGDWITPYFNGEPRFDKPPLVYWLMAIAYRLIGTNEWAVRLPSALSALAVMGGTYVTLWRFVPMASGSRHGWLLPWGAASLGAIAIAFNPQTFIWGRTGVSDMLLCACVGLSLLSFFWGYATEGKPQDYAYLSFFVWMGLAVLAKGPVGMVLPVGIIGGFLLYGGNVKTVWREMRPLRGWLVFFLITIPWYLLIWQANGEAYIESFFGYHNVERFTRVVNRHSGPWYFYFGVVLVGFAPWSAYLPAAIARLRVWRRGWWRNLPRQEQLGGFALFWFGGVFLFFTVAVTKLPSYVLPLIPAAAILVSLLLSEEMLHRSSLSRRWLLASHAGSWLIWMLMAIALVILPFIIGPDPVVDRIDLEIFKSGLSTWGAGVIVAIASVVEAVALTRRRGVAIAQIGGFALFLLLVAHPMFGLLDELRQQPIRQMADTARALYQPGDRLLSVGFEKPSIVFYTQKPVTYVPRPSLGREDLRQQVEQGNLSGTTLVFADRERLPMLGLREDQYDLLDAKRRYRLIRVHHDRLDKFTHKDPD; via the coding sequence ATGAAAACCCCTGAAAAGTTCCCAACATTCGTCTGGGGAGTGTCCCTCGTAACGGTGGTCTTAGCCGGAGGGTTAGCGTTCCTGTATCAGTTGGGAACCGCCAACCTGGTGGATGAGACAGAACCCTTGTTTGCTGAGGCGGCCCGGCAGATGACGGTGACGGGGGATTGGATTACTCCCTATTTCAATGGGGAACCCCGCTTTGATAAGCCGCCGTTGGTGTATTGGTTGATGGCGATCGCCTATAGGCTCATTGGAACCAATGAATGGGCCGTGCGGCTGCCGTCGGCGTTGTCGGCCCTGGCGGTAATGGGGGGAACCTATGTCACCCTATGGCGGTTTGTACCCATGGCGTCGGGGAGTCGTCATGGCTGGTTGCTTCCCTGGGGGGCGGCCAGTTTGGGGGCGATCGCCATCGCCTTTAATCCCCAAACCTTTATTTGGGGACGGACGGGGGTTTCGGATATGCTCCTCTGTGCCTGTGTGGGGTTGTCGTTGCTGTCATTTTTTTGGGGCTACGCCACGGAGGGCAAACCTCAGGATTATGCCTATTTGAGCTTTTTTGTCTGGATGGGGTTGGCGGTTCTGGCTAAGGGCCCGGTGGGGATGGTGTTGCCCGTGGGGATTATTGGTGGCTTTCTTCTCTATGGGGGCAATGTTAAGACGGTATGGCGGGAGATGCGCCCGTTACGAGGCTGGCTGGTGTTTTTCCTGATTACGATTCCTTGGTATCTGTTGATTTGGCAGGCCAATGGGGAGGCGTATATTGAGAGTTTCTTTGGCTATCACAATGTGGAACGGTTCACGCGGGTGGTGAATCGTCATAGTGGCCCCTGGTATTTCTATTTTGGGGTGGTGTTGGTGGGGTTTGCCCCTTGGTCCGCGTATCTACCGGCGGCGATCGCCCGTTTACGGGTTTGGCGGCGTGGCTGGTGGCGTAATCTGCCCCGTCAGGAGCAGTTGGGGGGGTTTGCCCTGTTTTGGTTTGGGGGGGTGTTTCTCTTTTTCACCGTGGCGGTAACGAAACTGCCCAGTTATGTGTTGCCCCTAATTCCAGCGGCAGCGATTTTGGTATCGCTGCTGTTGAGTGAGGAGATGCTGCATCGTTCGAGTCTGTCCCGCCGCTGGCTCTTGGCCAGTCATGCTGGGAGTTGGCTGATTTGGATGTTGATGGCGATCGCCCTAGTGATTCTGCCGTTTATTATTGGCCCTGATCCGGTGGTCGATCGCATTGATTTAGAGATTTTCAAGTCCGGGTTAAGTACCTGGGGAGCAGGGGTGATTGTGGCCATCGCCTCGGTGGTGGAAGCCGTGGCTCTGACGCGCCGCCGTGGGGTGGCGATCGCCCAAATTGGAGGCTTTGCCCTCTTTTTACTGCTGGTGGCTCATCCCATGTTTGGGCTGTTGGATGAGTTACGCCAACAACCGATTCGTCAAATGGCGGATACAGCGAGGGCCCTGTATCAACCGGGCGATCGCTTACTCTCGGTGGGGTTTGAAAAGCCCTCGATTGTCTTCTACACCCAGAAACCCGTCACCTATGTACCCCGTCCTTCCCTTGGACGAGAGGACTTACGCCAACAGGTGGAACAGGGCAATCTCTCAGGGACAACCTTGGTGTTTGCCGATCGCGAACGACTGCCGATGTTAGGCTTACGAGAAGACCAGTATGACCTCCTCGATGCCAAACGCCGCTATCGTCTCATCCGCGTCCATCACGATCGCCTCGACAAGTTCACCCACAAAGACCCAGACTAA
- a CDS encoding universal stress protein produces the protein MTFHKILVAVDDSKSAPKVFRHALNTAVQDEAELMVFHCTTMQRVSESVPLMGTGIGIDLSSSKMMFEMQQEHIKKEAERVQKLLEGYISKAEAEGLNVTPESKFGDPGSWICDVAHNWQADLIVLGRRGHRGLKEVLLGSVSNYVLHHANCSVMVVQGG, from the coding sequence ATGACTTTTCATAAAATTCTAGTCGCTGTCGATGACTCTAAATCGGCTCCCAAGGTCTTTCGTCACGCCCTGAATACCGCCGTGCAGGATGAAGCTGAGCTAATGGTCTTCCATTGCACCACCATGCAGCGGGTGAGTGAATCGGTTCCCTTAATGGGAACGGGAATAGGCATTGACTTGTCGAGCAGTAAAATGATGTTTGAGATGCAACAAGAGCATATCAAAAAAGAAGCAGAACGAGTCCAAAAATTGCTTGAAGGCTACATCAGCAAAGCTGAGGCGGAGGGACTCAACGTGACCCCAGAAAGTAAGTTTGGTGACCCAGGCTCTTGGATTTGTGATGTGGCTCATAACTGGCAAGCGGATTTAATTGTCCTGGGACGGCGCGGCCATCGGGGTCTTAAAGAAGTCTTACTCGGCAGCGTTAGTAACTATGTTCTCCATCATGCTAACTGTTCTGTGATGGTTGTTCAGGGAGGTTAG
- a CDS encoding ADP-ribosylglycohydrolase family protein — MIHSSTVLAGLMGVCVADALGVPVEFSSRAEREEDPVTDIRGYGTYNQPPGTWSDDSSLTFCLADALCDGFDLTHIAKKFCLWFTEALWTPYNEVFDVGGATSRAISELLRGVPPTDSGGTDERSNGNGSLMRILPLVYFAEKLPLPDLLERVHQVSAITHAHPRSQMACGIYISIASQLLRGKSPQIALKEGLAAVDPLYQQLPFTPERSHFQRLNSQLAQLPIQDISSTGYVVHSLEAALWCFLNSNSYAEAVLQAINLGSDTDTVAAITGGLAGLYYGYDGIPESWREAIARKEDIIALAQRLAKSLP; from the coding sequence GTGATCCACTCCTCTACCGTTCTCGCCGGCCTGATGGGGGTCTGTGTCGCTGACGCCCTAGGCGTTCCCGTCGAATTTAGCTCCCGAGCCGAACGAGAAGAAGACCCAGTCACGGATATCCGGGGCTATGGGACTTATAACCAGCCTCCGGGAACCTGGTCTGACGATAGTTCCCTGACGTTCTGTTTGGCCGATGCTCTCTGTGACGGCTTCGACTTGACCCACATCGCTAAGAAATTTTGTCTTTGGTTCACAGAAGCTCTATGGACTCCCTATAACGAAGTCTTTGATGTTGGGGGAGCTACCAGTCGAGCCATCAGTGAACTCTTGCGGGGAGTTCCGCCAACAGACTCCGGCGGAACAGACGAACGTAGTAATGGGAACGGTTCTCTGATGCGGATTTTGCCCCTCGTCTACTTTGCCGAGAAACTTCCCCTCCCAGACCTCCTAGAGCGAGTGCATCAAGTCTCCGCCATTACCCATGCTCACCCTCGCAGTCAAATGGCTTGCGGCATTTATATCAGTATCGCCAGTCAACTGTTGCGAGGTAAATCTCCCCAGATCGCCTTAAAAGAGGGGTTAGCCGCTGTTGACCCCCTCTATCAGCAACTGCCCTTTACCCCAGAGCGATCGCACTTCCAACGTCTCAATAGCCAACTGGCTCAACTTCCCATCCAGGACATTTCCTCAACTGGCTATGTGGTTCACAGTTTAGAAGCCGCCCTCTGGTGTTTTCTCAACAGCAACAGTTACGCCGAAGCCGTGTTACAAGCCATCAATCTCGGAAGTGACACCGACACCGTCGCCGCTATTACCGGAGGCTTAGCCGGATTGTACTATGGCTATGACGGGATTCCTGAGTCTTGGCGAGAGGCGATCGCCCGCAAAGAGGATATCATCGCCCTGGCCCAACGACTGGCCAAATCCCTCCCCTAA
- a CDS encoding FeoA domain-containing protein: MTRPSEPNPSHPSPLGTGFTFVSGGVGGDRPQASKRSGPGPMSFPLAKAEEGQRLWVVNLPPELEPTGLHLGDEVTILSRTDSGSVVLSVNGTQLGFCRDRTQRIYVCGQPQALQQLRHLKVGSAGRILGYDCPHRGYRKRLLAMGLTPGTEFTVTRHAPLGDPVEICVRGFSLSLRKDEACALLVEAVEE; encoded by the coding sequence ATGACCCGTCCCTCGGAGCCGAACCCGAGCCACCCCTCCCCCCTGGGGACTGGCTTTACCTTTGTGAGTGGGGGAGTAGGAGGCGATCGCCCTCAAGCCTCAAAGAGATCTGGCCCTGGGCCAATGAGCTTTCCCTTGGCTAAAGCGGAGGAAGGGCAACGCCTCTGGGTGGTGAACTTGCCCCCTGAGCTTGAGCCAACCGGGTTGCACCTGGGGGATGAGGTGACCATCCTCAGTCGTACTGACAGCGGTTCAGTCGTCCTATCCGTCAATGGGACGCAACTCGGCTTTTGTCGCGATCGCACTCAACGAATTTACGTCTGTGGGCAACCCCAAGCTCTGCAACAGCTACGCCATCTCAAGGTGGGGTCAGCAGGACGCATTTTAGGCTATGACTGCCCCCATCGCGGCTATCGCAAACGCCTCTTAGCCATGGGACTAACCCCAGGAACCGAATTTACCGTCACTCGCCATGCCCCCCTCGGGGACCCCGTAGAAATCTGCGTGCGCGGCTTTAGTCTCAGTCTGCGTAAAGACGAGGCTTGCGCTCTTTTAGTCGAAGCTGTTGAGGAGTAA